One window from the genome of Candidatus Neomarinimicrobiota bacterium encodes:
- a CDS encoding RNA polymerase sigma factor RpoD/SigA — protein MAESRSGGPLSHSLAIYFSEIDKTEPLTPEEEIELARLVKQGDTEALNRLINANLKFVVSVANKYRFPGLSLEDLINEGNIGLIKAAHRFDETRGFKFISYAVWWIKQSILQFIADQARIVRLPANVAGTVSRLKKRSEELEQTFEREPTLDELAEVMKITETEARQLLQLSARSISVDQPLDGEHKTSMRDILRSDDNRP, from the coding sequence TTGGCGGAATCCAGGTCAGGAGGACCCCTGAGCCACTCACTTGCGATCTATTTCAGCGAGATTGACAAGACTGAACCCCTGACTCCCGAAGAGGAGATCGAACTCGCCCGTCTGGTCAAACAGGGAGACACTGAGGCATTGAACCGTCTTATAAATGCGAATCTTAAGTTTGTGGTGTCAGTGGCGAACAAGTATCGATTCCCGGGCCTGTCGCTCGAGGATCTCATCAATGAGGGAAATATTGGATTGATCAAGGCCGCCCACCGTTTCGATGAGACGAGAGGATTCAAGTTCATTTCATACGCCGTCTGGTGGATCAAACAATCGATCCTTCAGTTCATTGCCGACCAGGCCCGTATCGTTCGGCTTCCTGCAAATGTGGCTGGAACTGTCTCCAGGCTGAAGAAGCGTTCAGAAGAACTTGAGCAGACGTTTGAGAGGGAACCCACTCTGGATGAACTGGCGGAAGTGATGAAGATTACCGAAACTGAAGCCCGACAACTTTTGCAGTTGAGTGCCCGCAGCATTTCAGTGGATCAGCCTCTGGACGGTGAGCACAAAACTTCCATGAGGGACATCCTCAGGTCTGACGACAATCGGCCT